GGCCAAGACTGGCGCGCATCATCATGGTGCGCTGGAAAGCGTGATTTTCGTGGTGAAGGGCCGGGCGCGGATGCGCTGGGGCGAGCACCTCGAATTCGTGGCCGAGGCCGGGCCGGGCGATTTCATTTTCATCCCGCCCTATGTGCCGCATCAGGAAATCAACGCGAGCAGCGACGAGCGGCTGGAATGCATGCTGGTGCGCTCGGATAACGAGGCGGTGGTCGTCAACCTCGATATCGACCCGGTCGAGACCCCGAGCGAGGTTGCCTGGGTCGATCCGATCCATCGGCATTCGCATTGAGGGGCGGGACATGACCGAAGCGGGGGATGACGGCGTGAGCCGGTTCGGCCAGATCAAGGACAAGCTGATCGGCCGCAAGGAGGAATGGTCGCGTGAGGGGCGGGGGCTGACCGGAACCACGGCACCGCATCAGCAGCGCCTGCCGCCGGGCCAGCATCTGGTACGCGACTGGCCGGTGCTCGACCTCGGCATTCAGCCAGAAATCCCCAAAGCGGCGTTTCGGCTGGTGATCGACGGTGCGGTGGATCAGCCGGTGACGCTGGATTGGGACGCGCTGATGGCCCTGCCGCAGCAGGGCAGTGTGAGTGATATGCACTGCGTCACCACATGGTCGCGCTTCGACAATCATTGGGAAGGCGTGCCGGTTGCCGCGATCGTCGATCTGGTGCGGCCGCTCGATGAGGCGACCCATGTGCTGTTCGAGAGCCATGACGATTACACCACCAATCTGAGCCGCGAACAGTTCACGGCGGCGGATTGTTATCTGGTTCATACGTGGGAGGGCAAGCCGATCTCGCGCCAGCACGGCGGACCGCTGCGGGTGATAGTGCCGCAATATTACCTCTGGAAATCGGCGAAATGGGTCCGGCGCATCACGTTTGCGACCGCCGATCATCAGGGGTTCTGGGAAACCCGCGGGTACAACAACCGCGCCGATCCGTGGCTGGAGGAGCGTTATAGCTGACGCGATGCTCTTTCACTCGGGATCTTGGCCGGTAGGGCGCTTGCGCGATCCGGACGATCGCGGGCGGGTGGCTGCCTTGTCCATCGCCTGCGCCGATTATGCCGAGTTGGTGACCGGCCTGCCGCCGACCTCGCGCGACGGTGATTGCTTTTTCGACGATCTCCCACCGGGGCGCACGACCGCCTCGATGCTCAAACTCGGAATCAGCGATGACCGCGACAGGCTGATCGCCTTGCTCGACGTCGTGATGGATTATCCGGATGCGGGGGTGTGGTATGTCGGGCTCTTGCTGATCCATCCGGAGTTTCGTCGACAGGGTCTGGGTCGATCGCTGGTGAATGGACTAGCCTCGCATGCGCGGGCGCAGGGCGCGGCTTCGTTGCGGCTCGGCGTCGTTGAGGCGAACGCACCGGCGCTGGCATTCTGGTTGCGGCTGGGCTTTCGCGCCATCGGCGATGCACCCGACCACCATATCGGCGTGCGGGTGCATCGCGTCATCGAGTTCGAATACGCCTTGTCGGACCGGGCGCCCATGCTTCACGAACGGCCCCGCTTCGGCTAGGTGAGGCTCAATCAATTTTCAGGAAAGCGCATCATGATCAAGGTTGGCGACAAGATTCCGGCGATGAGGCTGATGACACCGGGCAGCGACGGGCCGCAGGAAATCGATACCGGTGATCTGTTCGCGGCCAGGACCGTCGTGATGTTCGCGGTGCCCGGTGCGTTCACTCCGACCTGCAGCGCGAAGCACCTGCCCGGGTTTCTCGACCAATACGACGCGCTGAAGGCCAAGGGCGTCGATGAGATCGTCTGCCTTGCGGTGAACGACGTGTTCGTGATGGGGGCCTGGGCGGCGAGCCAGAACGGGCGCGACAAGATCACCTTCCTGGCCGACGGTTCGGGCATGTTCACCCGCGCGCTCGGCCTCGAACTCGACCTCGTGGCACGCGGCCT
This sequence is a window from Acidiphilium acidophilum. Protein-coding genes within it:
- a CDS encoding peroxiredoxin, with the protein product MIKVGDKIPAMRLMTPGSDGPQEIDTGDLFAARTVVMFAVPGAFTPTCSAKHLPGFLDQYDALKAKGVDEIVCLAVNDVFVMGAWAASQNGRDKITFLADGSGMFTRALGLELDLVARGLGVRSQRFALIAKDGVVTHLAVEQAGGFDVSRAEAVLEALDA
- a CDS encoding cupin domain-containing protein gives rise to the protein MDWQHNGVRVIAGDQLDPNTPQTPGMSRAAAINHARVGAQKLWAGTVTIDPGAKTGAHHHGALESVIFVVKGRARMRWGEHLEFVAEAGPGDFIFIPPYVPHQEINASSDERLECMLVRSDNEAVVVNLDIDPVETPSEVAWVDPIHRHSH
- a CDS encoding GNAT family N-acetyltransferase, which produces MRDPDDRGRVAALSIACADYAELVTGLPPTSRDGDCFFDDLPPGRTTASMLKLGISDDRDRLIALLDVVMDYPDAGVWYVGLLLIHPEFRRQGLGRSLVNGLASHARAQGAASLRLGVVEANAPALAFWLRLGFRAIGDAPDHHIGVRVHRVIEFEYALSDRAPMLHERPRFG
- a CDS encoding molybdopterin-dependent oxidoreductase, translated to MTEAGDDGVSRFGQIKDKLIGRKEEWSREGRGLTGTTAPHQQRLPPGQHLVRDWPVLDLGIQPEIPKAAFRLVIDGAVDQPVTLDWDALMALPQQGSVSDMHCVTTWSRFDNHWEGVPVAAIVDLVRPLDEATHVLFESHDDYTTNLSREQFTAADCYLVHTWEGKPISRQHGGPLRVIVPQYYLWKSAKWVRRITFATADHQGFWETRGYNNRADPWLEERYS